A window of the Saccharomyces eubayanus strain FM1318 chromosome II, whole genome shotgun sequence genome harbors these coding sequences:
- the MET32 gene encoding Met32p: MEDQDSAFIKQATEAIVDISLDINNIDPIIKELLQRVKNTQNTSQHRKRPLASTENGIGTHNGIAKVKKEDIGQGLTKPNESKAQDRRNSNGEKQFKCAKCSLEFSRSSDLRRHEKTHFAILPNICPQCGKGFARKDALKRHYDTLTCRRNRSKLLSAGGEGINELLKKVKQSNIASREENNKNNGWKG; encoded by the coding sequence ATGGAGGACCAAGATTCAGCATTTATTAAACAAGCGACTGAAGCAATCGTGGATATATCGCTAGatataaataatatagATCCTATAATAAAAGAATTACTGCAAAGGGTAAAGAATACACAAAACACATCACAGCATAGAAAGAGGCCACTCGCGTCAACAGAAAATGGTATTGGTACTCATAATGGGATCGCGAAAGtcaaaaaggaagataTAGGGCAGGGTTTAACTAAACCCAACGAAAGTAAAGCTCAAGATCGTCGAAATAGTAATGGCGAAAAACAATTCAAATGTGCAAAATGCTCCTTAGAGTTTTCAAGGTCATCTGACTTAAGGAGGCACGAAAAGACACATTTTGCCATATTGCCTAACATATGCCCCCAGTGTGGCAAAGGTTTCGCGAGAAAGGATGCATTAAAGAGACATTATGATACGTTGACATGcagaagaaacagaagTAAACTACTAAGTGCAGGTGGTGAAGGTATTAAtgaattattgaaaaaggtCAAGCAGTCTAATATTGCTAGTCGTgaggaaaacaacaaaaataatggtTGGAAAGGGTAA
- the CHL4 gene encoding Chl4p, translating to MFNESSLEDDYVPNSDTSIVFKQLMKLPITTLYDLTLSWFAKFGGSFDGDINLLTETLDLLIEKGIKRKVIVNRILYMYWPDGLNIFQLAEIDCHLMISKPDKFKWLPSKAFQGNGKPYVVQLQPAKFIEDLQADLGKIYPCHVYLFKHPSLPTLITRIQLFNSNNLFLNSSNIGNINKESLYSKLDRAQTKALISRKPYYVAFPLNSPMIFHSADKDIYARLILQSISRAISERETIIFKLIQKIPIKSIDSMLISMGPSRFAESMGPWKCYADANFEHSPLHDYEKHQGLTGKKVLIRDFDDSFLSSDVGFNGTEEPEIRQLRLEKNMVRFKGSTKGIIDEKYNTLKEFNERVHNISRGKKDAFSNDAVYISRYTSLVPVEKVGFTLKKEFNNRVITIKFKFRGNDVFGGLHELCDKNLINVENIPGWLAGENGSFSGTIIDGGFVQEQVDKGGLL from the coding sequence ATGTTCAATGAGTCGAGTCTTGAAGATGATTATGTGCCGAACTCGGATACGTCAATAGTTTTCAAGCAATTGATGAAACTACCAATAACCACATTATACGATCTTACGTTGTCATGGTTCGCCAAGTTTGGCGGATCATTCGATGGTGACATAAACCTATTAACTGAGACGCTAGATCTGCTGATTGAAAAAGGCATAAAGCGCAAGGTCATAGTAAATAGGATATTATACATGTATTGGCCTGATGGCCTCAATATTTTCCAGTTAGCTGAGATAGATTGCCATCTAATGATTAGTAAACCCGATAAATTTAAGTGGCTTCCGTCAAAAGCTTTTCAAGGTAACGGAAAACCTTACGTAGTACAGCTCCAACCTGCAAAATTCATAGAAGACTTACAGGCAGATCTGGGAAAAATTTACCCTTGCCATGTCTATTTGTTCAAACATCCTTCATTACCCACTTTGATAACCAGAATACAGTTATTTAATAGTAACAATCTGTTTCTAAACTCTTCTAATATAGGAAATATCAACAAGGAATCTCTTTATAGCAAATTGGATAGAGCACAAACTAAAGCATTAATATCAAGGAAACCATATTACGTCGCATTCCCTTTAAACTCTCCTATGATATTTCACTCTGCAGATAAGGATATTTATGCTAGACTGATATTGCAAAGTATTAGTCGAGCCATATcagaaagagaaacaattattttcaaactaatacaaaaaataccGATAAAGTCAATAGATAGTATGCTTATTTCAATGGGACCTTCAAGATTTGCAGAGTCTATGGGCCCTTGGAAATGTTATGCTGATGCTAATTTCGAACACTCGCCATTGCACGATTATGAAAAGCACCAGGGACTTACGGGCAAAAAAGTACTAATACGAGATTTTGATGACTCGTTTTTAAGTAGCGATGTGGGATTCAATGGGACTGAAGAACCCGAGATCAGACAGCTCAGgttagaaaaaaacatggTTAGATTCAAAGGCTCAACGAAAGGTATAATAGACGAAAAATATAACACCTTGAAAGAATTCAATGAACGTGTTCACAACATTAGTAGGGGGAAGAAAGACGCATTCTCAAACGATGCTGTGTATATTTCCAGGTACACTTCATTAGTAcctgttgaaaaagtagGCTTCACTTTAAAGAAGGAGTTTAACAATAGAGTAATTACaataaaattcaaattccGTGGGAACGATGTTTTTGGCGGATTGCATGAACTGTGtgataaaaatttaataaacGTTGAAAACATCCCTGGGTGGCTAGCTGGTGAAAACGGATCCTTTTCAGGAACAATAATAGACGGAGGATTTGTGCAAGAGCAGGTTGATAAAGGTGGGTTGCTATAG
- the RMD5 gene encoding ubiquitin-protein ligase RMD5 — protein MSELLDSFETEFSKFYTDSSLEETNLHKCIEHTHEFKNQLKKLKAHLNKHIQESEPETYNNLDDKEKQKFRRKRELIIEKLNKSQRQWDHSVKKQIKHVSQQSNRFNKTTLNKLKEFDIDSVYINKLPKGTMNNVDEAIGYHVLRYSIDNMPLENKDDAFKYLKDVYGITNKESTEFIDMGQIVHDLKKGDTESCLKWCSQEMDSLSSNHAALSSLKFELYTLSAMQSVMRGNPVEVYHQMTQQAPLDCFKHREKELIRNVVPLLTKSLIGQPVEGIDSKVDEELKKCVSLFIKEYCSAKHIFFNSPLFLIVLSGLISFQFFIKYKTIRELAHVDWTTKDELPFDVKLPDFLTHFHPIFICPVLKEETTTENPPYSLACHHVISKKALDRLSKNGTITFKCPYCPVNTSMSSTQKVRFVML, from the coding sequence ATGTCAGAATTATTGGATAGTTTTGAAACcgaattttccaaattctaCACTGACAGCAGCCTAGAGGAGACGAATCTTCACAAATGTATTGAGCATACTCATGAATTCAAGAACCAACTAAAGAAGCTGAAAGCGCACTTAAATAAGCATATACAAGAATCAGAGCCAGAGACTTACAATAATTTGGATGATaaggaaaagcaaaagtTTAGGAGGAAAAGGGAACTAATCATCGAAAAACTGAATAAATCACAAAGACAGTGGGATCACTCAgtaaaaaagcaaataaagCATGTTTCCCAGCAATCAAACCGTTTTAACAAAACCACTTTGAACAAACTGAAAGAATTTGATATAGACAGTGTATATATCAACAAATTGCCCAAAGGAACAATGAATAATGTTGACGAGGCTATCGGTTACCATGTATTAAGATATAGCATAGATAACATGCCGCTAGAAAACAAGGATGATGCATTCAAGTACTTGAAAGATGTATATGGAATTACTAATAAAGAATCCACCGAGTTCATTGATATGGGCCAGATCGTAcatgatttgaaaaagggtgATACAGAAAGTTGTTTAAAGTGGTGTTCCCAGGAAATGGACAGTTTGTCATCCAATCATGCCGCTTTGTCATCATTGAAGTTTGAGCTGTATACTTTGTCAGCAATGCAATCAGTGATGCGTGGGAATCCTGTGGAAGTTTATCATCAAATGACGCAGCAAGCTCCTTTGGATTGCTTCAAACACagagagaaagaattgATAAGGAATGTTGTGCCATTGCTAACTAAATCGCTCATAGGACAACCCGTTGAAGGAATCGATTCTAAGGTAGACGAAgagttaaaaaaatgtgtgTCCTTATTCATTAAAGAATATTGCTCCGCAAAGcacattttcttcaactctcctttatttttgatcGTCCTAAGCGGGCTGAtttctttccaatttttcatcaagtATAAGACTATCAGAGAGCTAGCGCATGTGGATTGGACTACTAAAGATGAGTTACCGTTTGATGTTAAATTGCCAGATTTTTTAACTCATTTCCATCCGATTTTTATTTGTCCAGTACTAAAAGAGGAAACGACTACAGAAAACCCCCCTTACTCATTGGCATGTCACCACGTCATTTCTAAAAAGGCATTAGACAGATTGTCAAAGAATGGAACCATCACTTTCAAGTGCCCATACTGTCCAGTGAACACCTCAATGAGTAGTACCCAGAAAGTCCGCTTTGTCATGCTCTAA
- the CTA1 gene encoding catalase A — MSGQEENKVNSSDVRKDRVVTNSTGNPINEPFVTQRVGEHGPLLLQDYNLLDSLAHFNRENIPQRNPHAHGSGAFGYFEVTDDITDVCGSAMFSKIGKRTKCLTRFSTVGGDKGSADTVRDPRGFATKFYTEEGNLDWVYNNTPVFFIRDPSKFPHFIHTQKRNPQTNLRDADMFWDFLTTPENQVAIHQVMILFSDRGTPASYRNMHGYSGHTYKWSSKNGDWRYVQVHIKTNQGVKNLTIDEATKIAGSNPDYCQKDLFESIQSGNYPSWTVYIQTMTEQEAKNLPFSVFDLTKVWPQKQFPLRRVGKLVLNENPLNFFAQVEQAAFAPSTTVPYQEASADPVLQARLFSYADAHRYRLGPNFHQIPVNCPYASKFFNPAIRDGPMNVNGNFGSEPTYLANDKSYSYIQQERPIQQHQEVWNGPAIPYHWATSPGDVDYVQARNLYRVLGKQPGQQKNLAHNIGIHVEGACPGIQQRVYDMFARVDKGLSDAIKKEAEAKHAAELSNNSKF, encoded by the coding sequence ATGTCAGGACAAGAGGAGAATAAAGTAAATTCTTCTGACGTAAGAAAGGATAGAGTTGTGACGAACTCTACTGGTAATCCCATCAATGAGCCATTTGTCACCCAGCGTGTTGGGGAGCACGGGCCTTTGCTTTTACAAGATTATAACCTACTCGATTCTTTGGCGCATTTTAACAGGGAGAATATTCCTCAAAGAAATCCTCACGCCCACGGTTCTGGGGCCTTCGGTTATTTTGAAGTGACAGACGATATTACAGATGTTTGTGGGTCTGCCATGTTTAGCAAGATCGGTAAGAGAACGAAGTGTCTGACAAGATTCTCCACTGTGGGTGGTGATAAAGGTAGTGCCGATACTGTTCGTGACCCAAGAGGGTTTGCAACTAAATTCTACACAGAAGAAGGTAATTTGGATTGGGTCTACAACAATACACCTGTATTTTTTATCAGGGATCCTTCGAAATTCCCCCATTTTATCCACACGCAGAAGAGAAACCCGCAAACTAATCTAAGAGACGCTGATATGTTTTGGGATTTCCTTACGACTCCAGAGAATCAAGTGGCCATCCATCAAGTCATGATTCTCTTTTCAGACCGTGGTACTCCTGCGAGCTATCGTAACATGCACGGATATTCTGGTCATACTTATAAATGGTCAAGTAAAAACGGCGATTGGCGTTATGTGCAAGTCCATATTAAAACCAATCAAGGGGTCAAGAATTTGACTATAGACGAAGCCACTAAAATCGCAGGGTCCAACCCAGATTACTGCCAAAAAGACTTGTTTGAATCTATCCAAAGCGGTAACTATCCATCGTGGACTGTTTATATTCAAACAATGACTGAACAGGAGGCCAAGAATTTACCATTTTCGGTCTTTGACTTGACCAAGGTATGGCCTCAAAAGCAATTCCCATTACGTCGTGTAGGCAAACTtgttttgaatgaaaatcCACTGAATTTCTTCGCACAAGTGGAACAAGCAGCGTTTGCCCCTAGTACTACTGTCCCATACCAAGAAGCCAGTGCTGATCCGGTGCTACAAGCTCGATTATTTTCTTATGCAGATGCTCACAGATACAGACTGGGCCCCAATTTCCATCAAATACCCGTCAACTGTCCCTATGCCTCCAAGTTTTTTAACCCTGCCATCAGAGATGGCCCAATGAACGTAAATGGAAATTTTGGTTCAGAACCTACCTATTTAGCCAACGACAAATCATACTCGTATATTCAGCAAGAAAGACCTATTcaacaacatcaagaaGTATGGAACGGACCCGCTATCCCTTACCACTGGGCAACATCTCCAGGTGATGTCGATTATGTTCAAGCTAGGAATTTGTACCGCGTCTTAGGGAAGCAACCTGGACAACAAAAGAACCTAGCTCACAACATCGGTATCCATGTAGAGGGCGCCTGCCCTGGAATCCAGCAACGGGTTTACGATATGTTTGCCCGCGTAGATAAGGGACTATCTGATGCgatcaagaaagaagcagaGGCAAAACACGCTGCTGAACTTTCAAATAACTCTAAGTTTTGA
- the RKM4 gene encoding ribosomal lysine N-methyltransferase has product MDNFSTNTECFVNWLEKNAKIEVSPKIKIKDLRSDSQGRGIVAIQKVKKDEVLFEIPRTSVLNITTSKLVRDYPWLEEKFLNEMESWEGLIICILYEMEVLKEKSQWAPYFNVWNRPKDMNTLIFWNEKELELLQPSLVLERMGRKEAKEMYEGILKMIEQIGGKLADVAVHFEFDDFAYIASIILSYSFDMEMHDNNADESEEDSEEEPESNRYLKSMIPLADTLNADTSKFNANLTYDSGSLKMVAVKDIGMNEQVYNVYGEHPNSEILRRYGYVEWDGSKHDFGEVLLKDIVDVLKETLNASPQFLESCIAILRTNTTIQDLLEGEDIVLNSYECYFDGESVPQSIVFVQTLTILCQIPGLSEMNGKILERQVERVIKKCLQLIEGGRVTENYHTTWKRCITKRLEKYSLKKIDLFKPPSEKDLLTDEDLRGLMAQRVLKSEVESLRACENSAGKNYKIIPDQKLLANILKSKPTTSEESAAKRPCIRK; this is encoded by the coding sequence ATGGATAATTTTTCTACAAATACGGAATGCTTTGTTAATTGGTTGGAAAAGAACGCCAAAATTGAAGTTTCCCCAAAGATTAAGATCAAGGACCTCCGTTCTGATAGTCAAGGCCGCGGAATAGTTGCCATCCAAAAAGTCAAGAAGGATGAAGTGTTGTTCGAAATTCCACGAACTTCGGTTTTGAACATAACAACATCTAAACTGGTGAGAGATTACCCTTGGCTCGAAGAGAAGTTTCTGAATGAAATGGAGTCATGGGAAGGTTTAATTATATGTATACTTTATGAAATGgaagttttgaaagaaaagagccAATGGGCGCCCTACTTCAACGTTTGGAACAGGCCTAAAGATATGAATACGCTGATCTTTTGgaatgaaaaggaattggaATTATTACAGCCTTCTCTTGTACTTGAGAGGATGGGGAGAAAAGAGGCCAAAGAAATGTATGAAGGAATTCTTAAAATGATTGAACAAATTGGCGGAAAACTTGCTGATGTGGCTGTGCATTTCGAGTTCGATGATTTTGCCTACATCGCAAGCATCATTTTAAGCTATTCTTTTGACATGGAAATGCACGATAATAATGCAgatgaaagtgaagaagatagCGAGGAAGAACCTGAAAGTAATCGCTATTTGAAATCTATGATTCCACTCGCTGATACACTGAATGCGGATACCAGTAAATTTAATGCCAATTTAACATACGACTCGGGTTCATTGAAGATGGTTGCTGTAAAGGATATTGGGATGAATGAACAAGTATATAATGTTTATGGAGAGCACCCAAATTCTGAGATATTGAGAAGATATGGTTATGTTGAATGGGATGGTTCCAAGCATGATTTTGGAGAGGTTTTACTCAAAGACATCGTTGATGTATTAAAAGAGACCCTTAATGCAAGTCCacaatttttggaaagctGCATAGCCATTTTACGTACTAACACCACTATTCAAGATTTATTGGAAGGCGAAGATATAGTATTGAATTCATACGAATGTTATTTTGATGGTGAATCGGTCCCTCAATCAATAGTTTTTGTTCAAACCTTGACTATTCTCTGCCAAATTCCAGGTTTATCTGAAATGAATGGGAAGATACTAGAAAGACAAGTAGAAAGAGTGATAAAGAAGTGTTTGCAACTGATAGAAGGGGGCCGCGTTACAGAAAACTACCATACCACATGGAAGCGTTGCATTACCAAGCGTCTAGAAAAgtattctttgaaaaagatcGATTTATTTAAGCCACCATCAGAGAAGGATCTCTTAACAGACGAAGATCTAAGAGGTCTGATGGCTCAGAGAGTTTTAAAAAGCGAAGTAGAGTCACTGCGGGCGTGTGAGAACTCGGCTGGCAAGAACTACAAGATCATACCTGACCAAAAACTGCTAGCAAACATCTTGAAGAGCAAACCAACAACGAGCGAAGAAAGTGCTGCCAAGCGTCCTTGTATTAGGAAATAA
- the HSP78 gene encoding chaperone ATPase HSP78, giving the protein MLRHIRQVPIQQHLQKTQLLRQNFPRIYVPLQLQRTICSSNARTQIANKSSLELRTNPLNGAAISAFPLGHLQSVPVFRRTYVQMRMDPNQQPEKPALEQYGTNLTKLARDGKLDPVIGRDEEIARAIQILSRRTKNNPCLIGRAGVGKTALIDGLAQRIVAGEVPDSLKDKDLVTLDLGSLIAGAKYRGEFEERLKKVLEEIDKANGKVIVFIDEVHMLLGLGKTDGSMDASNILKPKLARGLRCISATTLDEYKIIEKDPALSRRFQPILLNEPSVSDTISILRGLKERYEVHHGVRITDTALVSAAVLSNRYITDRFLPDKAIDLVDEACAVLRLQHESKPDEIQKLDRAIMKIQIELESLKKETDPLSVERREALEKDLDLKNEELSRLTKIWDAERAEIESIKNAKANLEQARIELEKCQREGDYTKASELRYSRIPDLERKVALSKESKDGDKVNLLHDSVTSDDISKVVAKMTGIPTETVMKGDKDRLLYMENSLKERVVGQDEAIAAISDAVRLQRAGLTSEKRPIASFMFLGPTGTGKTELTKALAEFLFDDESNVIRFDMSEFQEKHTVSRLIGAPPGYVLSESGGQLTEAVRRKPYSVVLFDEFEKAHPDVSKLLLQVLDEGKLTDSLGHHVDFRNTIIVMTSNIGQDILLNDKHLGDDGKIDTPTKEKVIEAMKRSYPPEFINRIDDILVFNRLSKKVLRSIVDIRIEEIQDRLAEKRMKIDLTNEAKDWLTDKGYDPIYGARPLNRLIHRQILNSMATFLLKGQIRNGETVKVAVEKGKLVVKPNHEEGEAIEEEAEK; this is encoded by the coding sequence ATGTTAAGGCACATAAGACAAGTACCCATACAACAACACTTACAAAAAACACAACTATTGAGACAGAATTTTCCACGGATCTATGTTCCTCTACAGCTACAAAGGACTATATGTAGTTCGAATGCAAGGACTCAAATAGCTAATAAATCTTCTCTAGAATTAAGAACAAATCCATTGAACGGAGCTGCTATTTCGGCATTTCCGTTAGGGCACCTCCAAAGTGTGCCAGTTTTCAGAAGAACATACGTCCAAATGAGAATGGATCCAAACCAGCAGCCAGAGAAACCAGCTTTAGAACAATATGGTACGAATTTAACGAAGTTGGCACGAGATGGTAAACTAGATCCAGTTATTGGGAGAGATGAGGAAATTGCAAGAGCTATTCAAATTTTATCGAGAAGGACGAAAAATAATCCATGCTTGATCGGTAGAGCTGGTGTAGGTAAAACTGCCTTGATTGACGGGTTAGCTCAAAGAATTGTAGCAGGGGAGGTTCCCGATTCATTGAAGGATAAGGATCTGGTGACTTTGGATTTGGGGTCTTTGATTGCTGGTGCTAAATATAGAGGTGAGTTTGAAGAGCGTTTAAAGAAGGTTTTGGAGGAAATCGACAAAGCTAATGGCAAAgttattgtttttatcGATGAAGTCCATATGTTACTAGGCTTAGGTAAGACTGATGGTAGTATGGATGCTTCCAATATTCTAAAACCGAAATTAGCTCGTGGGCTACGTTGTATTTCGGCAACAACTTTGGATGAATACAAAATTATCGAAAAAGATCCCGCTCTATCAAGAAGATTTCAGCCTATTTTACTAAATGAACCAAGTGTCTCAGATACAATTTCTATTTTGAGAGGGTTGAAAGAGAGATATGAAGTCCATCATGGTGTCAGGATCACTGATACTGCATTGGTTTCCGCTGctgttctttcaaatcgtTACATAACAGATAGGTTTCTACCTGATAAAGCCATCGACCTTGTCGATGAAGCCTGCGCTGTTCTACGTCTACAGCATGAATCCAAACCGGATGAAATACAGAAGCTGGATCGTGCTATAatgaaaattcaaatagAGTTAGAATCattaaagaaagagacTGATCCCCTTTCTGtagaaagaagagaagcACTGGAAAAGGATTTAGACCTGAAAAACGAGGAACTAAGCAGATTAACTAAAATCTGGGATGCCGAAAGAGCGGAAATTGAATCTATCAAAAACGCTAAGGCAAATTTGGAACAGGCAAGAATTGAACTGGAAAAATGCCAAAGAGAAGGTGACTATACCAAAGCATCCGAGTTGCGTTATTCGAGGATCCCTGATCTAGAAAGGAAAGTGGCCTTGAGCAAAGAAAGTAAAGACGGAGATAAAGTAAATCTGTTGCATGATTCAGTTACTTCTGACGATATTTCGAAGGTTGTTGCTAAAATGACCGGTATTCCCACAGAGACTGTGATGAAAGGTGACAAGGACCGCTTACTATACATGGAAAactctttgaaagagaGGGTGGTTGGTCAAGATGAGGCCATAGCTGCTATCTCGGATGCTGTCCGTCTACAAAGGGCTGGATTGACTAGTGAAAAGAGACCAATTGCTAGTTTCATGTTTTTAGGCCCCACTGGTACAGGTAAAACAGAATTGACGAAAGCTTTAGCagaatttttgtttgacGATGAATCGAATGTGATTCGTTTTGATATGTCAgaattccaagaaaagCATACCGTCTCTCGTTTAATCGGTGCTCCCCCAGGTTATGTTTTGAGTGAATCTGGTGGTCAATTAACTGAAGCTGTCAGAAGGAAGCCTTATTCAGTTGTTTTATTCGACgagtttgaaaaagcgCACCCTGATGTCTCCaaattgttgttgcaaGTATTAGATGAAGGTAAATTGACTGATTCTTTAGGGCATCATGTTGATTTCCGTAATACAATCATTGTAATGACTTCGAATATCGGACAAGACATTTTACTAAATGACAAACATTTAGGCGATGATGGTAAGATTGATACCCCAACTAAGGAGAAAGTGATTGAAGCGATGAAAAGATCTTATCCACCAGAATTTATCAATCGTATTGACGATATTCTAGTTTTCAACAGGTTATCCAAGAAGGTGTTAAGGTCTATTGTAGATATtagaattgaagaaattcagGACCGGTTGGctgaaaagagaatgaAGATTGATTTAACCAATGAAGCAAAGGACTGGCTAACTGACAAAGGATATGATCCGATCTATGGTGCAAGACCACTGAATAGATTGATTCATAGACagattttgaattcaatGGCAACCTTCTTATTAAAGGGCCAAATCAGAAATGGTGAGACCGTAAAAGTTGCAGTAGAAAAGGGTAAACTTGTGGTGAAGCCAAACCATGAAGAAGGTGAAGCGattgaagaggaagccGAAAAATAA
- the YAP6 gene encoding Yap6p: MQNPPLIRPDMHAQGNNSMGACSTSDKGVNEQSSPHTVQSSVAQKFPHKLNHTTNNNDTDVSAVNNPTQTPLPNLLHLPGPPDYRSMHQNPIHPSYVIPPHSNEGKQSASYNKPSNAHVNMQSSMVFPPKNYPVTYPHHQINPPLPNGLPNKNINSNKDYIIEGQPSYFQSRNTSITSVPLHFENSAASATNLAASTSVSEPLVDKEVPPAGSSGKTLRNTRRAAQNRTAQKAFRQRKEKYIKTLEQKSKIFDDLLAENNYFKSLNDTLRNDNNILISQHEAIRNAITMLRGEYDALFNENNMLKNENNILKNENNIVKNEHNMSRNENENLKIENKRFHAEYIRMIEDIEITRRREQDQRNEREHLIKKIRSLEEIVKNQPSKGP, from the coding sequence ATGCAAAACCCTCCACTGATCCGTCCTGATATGCATGCTCAGGGAAATAATTCAATGGGCGCGTGCAGCACCTCTGACAAAGGCGTAAATGAACAATCGTCTCCTCATACTGTGCAGTCAAGCGTAGCCCAAAAATTCCCTCATAAATTGAATCATACTACTAATAACAATGACACCGATGTCTCTGCCGTCAATAATCCTACTCAGACCCCGTTACCAAACCTGTTGCATTTACCTGGTCCACCGGACTACAGATCAATGCACCAGAACCCCATACATCCATCTTACGTTATCCCTCCGCATTCAAACGAAGGGAAACAATCAGCTTCTTATAACAAACCCTCAAATGCCCATGTAAATATGCAATCATCCATGGTGTTTCCACCAAAGAATTATCCTGTAACCTACCCACATCATCAAATAAATCCTCCCTTACCAAATGGACTTCCAAACAAGAAtataaattcaaacaaagaCTATATTATTGAAGGTCAACCATCGTATTTCCAATCGCGTAATACTAGTATTACATCTGTACCCcttcattttgaaaacagtgCTGCTAGCGCTACTAACCTAGCTGCTAGTACTAGCGTAAGCGAACCCCTTGTAGATAAAGAAGTACCGCCGGCAGGTAGTTCAGGAAAGACTTTGAGAAATACAAGAAGGGCTGCTCAAAACAGAACTGCTCAAAAGGCATTTAGACAAAGGAAGGAAAAGTACATCAAAACTTTAGAGcagaaatcaaagatatTCGATGATCTGCTAGCAGAAAACAATTActtcaaatcattgaatGATACGTTGagaaatgataataatattttaataTCCCAACACGAAGCTATAAGGAATGCAATCACAATGTTAAGGGGTGAATATGACGCCTtgtttaatgaaaataatatgttgaagaatgaaaataatattttaaagaatgaaaataacATCGTAAAAAATGAACATAATATgtcaagaaatgaaaacgaaaatctgaaaattgaaaataaacgTTTTCATGCTGAATACATACGAATGATTGAAGACATTGAAATTACGAGAAGAAGGGAACAGGATCAACGAAATGAAAGAGAGCACCtgattaaaaaaattagatcGTTAGAGGAAATAGTTAAAAATCAGCCCAGTAAAGGCCCGTGA
- the SWM1 gene encoding Swm1p encodes MSSSSYRDSFFQYRHLSAPHHILYAEWNQDILALPDEIGNVAMAMEDNARNDVGEGRATQDGERNSNVHEGSQNKTLMTNEQNSNRYWNSFHDEDDWNLFNGMELESNGVVTFAGRAFDHSVNGGVNSGNDSGKEPRKETITGSIFDGRVTQLAYARNNGWQELALPQSR; translated from the coding sequence ATGAGTTCAAGTTCATACAGAGATTCATTTTTCCAATACCGACATTTATCAGCACCACACCACATCTTATATGCAGAATGGAACCAGGATATACTAGCACTTCCAGACGAAATCGGAAATGTTGCTATGGCCATGGAGGATAACGCTCGCAATGATGTGGGGGAAGGAAGGGCTACTCAAGATGGGGAAAGAAACTCTAACGTACACGAAGGGAgtcaaaataaaacattGATGACAAACGAGCAAAACAGTAACCGTTATTGGAACTCATTTCATGACGAAGACGATTGGAATCTCTTTAACGGTATGGAGCTCGAAAGCAATGGGGTTGTAACGTTTGCCGGGCGCGCGTTTGATCATTCTGTAAACGGAGGAGTCAATTCTGGGAACGACAGTGGCAAGGagccaagaaaagaaacgatAACGGGTTCTATTTTCGATGGGCGCGTTACACAGTTGGCATATGCGAGAAATAACGGTTGGCAAGAGCTAGCGCTGCCACAATCACGATGA